The following coding sequences lie in one Haladaptatus sp. DJG-WS-42 genomic window:
- a CDS encoding isoaspartyl peptidase/L-asparaginase, producing the protein MRIVVHGGAGGQPDEPDRRQQILDEAATTGAAETDPVSAVVAAVHVLESSPRFNAGVGGAIQSDGIVRTDAGIMTDEYEAGAAAAMPGVCHAIDVARVVMEETPHVLVSGVHAVDLADAFGIETRGDLLTDETREQWAELEHVPENTDVRGQLDWIHEKFGGHDTVGAVAVADGRVAAATSTGGRWLALAGRVGDVPQIGSGFYATPAGGASATGAGEDIAKVTLSRRAVDLLEAGETAQNAADQAIEELEDRTSSEAGVIVLSADGSVGSAYNTDAMQVSVAGE; encoded by the coding sequence ATGCGAATTGTTGTCCATGGTGGTGCTGGCGGTCAGCCCGACGAACCCGACCGTCGCCAACAAATTCTCGACGAAGCAGCGACCACAGGCGCGGCAGAAACAGACCCCGTTTCCGCCGTCGTCGCCGCCGTCCACGTCCTCGAATCGTCGCCTCGATTCAATGCTGGTGTCGGCGGAGCCATCCAGTCGGACGGCATCGTCCGGACGGACGCGGGTATCATGACCGATGAGTATGAAGCGGGGGCCGCAGCGGCCATGCCCGGCGTCTGTCACGCCATCGACGTGGCCCGTGTCGTGATGGAAGAGACCCCACATGTCCTCGTCTCGGGCGTCCACGCCGTCGACCTCGCGGACGCCTTCGGTATCGAGACGCGCGGAGACCTCCTGACAGACGAGACTCGCGAGCAGTGGGCCGAGCTCGAACACGTCCCTGAGAACACGGACGTTCGGGGACAACTCGACTGGATACATGAGAAATTCGGTGGACACGACACCGTGGGCGCGGTCGCCGTTGCGGACGGTCGTGTGGCCGCGGCAACCTCGACTGGTGGCCGCTGGCTTGCACTCGCTGGACGGGTCGGCGACGTCCCCCAGATTGGCAGCGGCTTCTACGCCACGCCCGCGGGCGGTGCGAGCGCGACGGGCGCGGGCGAAGACATTGCGAAGGTCACCCTCTCTCGGCGCGCCGTCGATTTGCTCGAAGCCGGTGAGACGGCGCAGAATGCCGCAGATCAGGCCATCGAAGAACTCGAAGACCGCACTAGCTCTGAAGCCGGTGTCATCGTTCTCAGCGCAGACGGTTCCGTCGGAAGCGCGTACAACACAGACGCGATGCAGGTGAGCGTGGCGGGCGAGTAG
- a CDS encoding tRNA (N(6)-L-threonylcarbamoyladenosine(37)-C(2))-methylthiotransferase: MARYHIETYGCTSNQGESRYIEQALRDGGHYRAEGPEDADVAILNTCTVIEKTERNMIRRAEELQSTTADLIVTGCMALAQGEEFEDAGIDAQILHWDEVPTAVLNGECPTPTPDSKPILDGVIGILPIARGCMSNCSYCITKFATGKIDSPPVEENVRKARALVHAGAKEIRITGQDTGVYGWDKGERQLHTLLDEICQIEGDFRVRVGMANPKGVHGIQDELAEVFAKHDKLYNFLHAPVQSGSNDVLGDMRRQHQVEEYVEVVETFDDHLDYWTLSTDFIVGFPTETDADHQMSMALLRETRPEKVNITRFSKRPGTDAAKLKGLGGTLKKERSKEMSTAKHEIVGEAYEEMVGTVQRDCLVVEQGTGDSVKCRDGAYRQIIVQNASEHGIEPGDFVDVEVTGQQTVYAFGKPL, encoded by the coding sequence ATGGCCCGCTATCACATCGAGACGTACGGGTGTACCTCGAATCAAGGCGAGAGTCGCTACATCGAGCAGGCGCTCCGCGACGGGGGACACTACCGCGCAGAGGGCCCCGAAGACGCCGACGTCGCCATCCTCAACACCTGTACCGTCATCGAAAAGACCGAACGCAACATGATTCGGCGGGCGGAAGAACTCCAGTCTACGACAGCCGACCTCATCGTCACCGGTTGTATGGCACTCGCACAGGGCGAAGAGTTCGAAGACGCCGGTATCGACGCACAGATTCTTCACTGGGACGAAGTGCCGACGGCGGTGCTCAACGGCGAGTGCCCGACCCCGACGCCCGACTCGAAGCCGATTCTCGATGGCGTCATCGGGATTCTCCCCATCGCCCGCGGCTGTATGAGCAACTGCTCGTACTGCATCACGAAGTTCGCCACGGGCAAAATCGACTCTCCACCCGTCGAAGAGAACGTCCGAAAGGCCCGCGCGCTGGTCCACGCCGGTGCGAAAGAGATTCGCATTACCGGTCAGGACACCGGCGTCTACGGCTGGGACAAGGGCGAACGCCAACTCCACACCCTGCTTGATGAAATCTGCCAGATAGAGGGCGACTTCCGCGTGCGCGTCGGGATGGCGAACCCGAAGGGTGTTCACGGCATTCAGGACGAACTCGCCGAAGTGTTCGCCAAACACGACAAGCTCTACAACTTCTTGCACGCGCCCGTCCAGAGCGGGTCGAACGACGTGCTGGGGGACATGCGCCGCCAACACCAAGTCGAAGAGTACGTCGAAGTCGTCGAAACGTTCGACGACCACCTCGACTACTGGACGCTGTCGACAGATTTCATCGTCGGCTTCCCGACCGAGACGGACGCAGACCACCAGATGAGCATGGCGCTCCTGCGCGAAACCCGTCCGGAGAAGGTGAACATCACGCGCTTCTCGAAGCGCCCCGGGACGGACGCCGCGAAGCTGAAAGGCCTCGGCGGGACGCTCAAGAAAGAGCGCTCGAAGGAGATGTCCACGGCGAAGCACGAAATCGTGGGCGAGGCCTACGAGGAGATGGTTGGGACAGTTCAGCGAGATTGCCTCGTCGTAGAGCAGGGCACGGGCGACTCCGTGAAGTGCCGAGACGGAGCGTATCGCCAAATCATCGTCCAGAACGCGTCAGAACACGGCATCGAACCCGGCGACTTCGTGGACGTTGAAGTTACGGGTCAGCAGACGGTGTACGCCTTCGGCAAACCGCTGTAA
- a CDS encoding HIT domain-containing protein, whose protein sequence is MDQLFAPWRIEWIKREDKNDAVDGCVFCDLPTRENARENLVVAASEHTFVLCNNYPYNPGHVMVIPRKHTGEYGDLTDAELLDHATLKQRTFDALEAAMGGVQGFNAGLNLGPAAGGSIGDHLHTHIVPRWNGDTNFMPITSDTKVIVEALDETYDHLHDAFAAQDGTHVDHEHGPVVIE, encoded by the coding sequence ATGGACCAGCTGTTCGCCCCCTGGCGCATCGAGTGGATCAAACGCGAAGACAAGAACGACGCTGTAGACGGCTGCGTCTTCTGTGACCTCCCAACCCGTGAGAACGCACGCGAGAATCTCGTCGTCGCTGCGAGCGAACACACGTTTGTCCTCTGCAACAACTACCCGTACAATCCAGGCCACGTGATGGTGATTCCCCGGAAACACACCGGCGAGTACGGCGACCTCACCGACGCAGAACTCCTCGACCACGCCACGCTCAAACAGCGCACCTTCGACGCCCTCGAAGCGGCGATGGGTGGCGTCCAAGGGTTCAACGCCGGGCTCAACCTCGGCCCGGCGGCGGGTGGCTCCATTGGTGACCACCTCCACACCCACATCGTCCCGCGATGGAACGGTGATACGAACTTCATGCCGATTACGAGCGACACGAAAGTCATCGTCGAAGCGTTGGATGAGACGTACGACCACCTCCACGATGCGTTCGCCGCACAGGACGGCACGCACGTCGACCACGAACACGGCCCCGTTGTCATCGAATAA
- a CDS encoding cation diffusion facilitator family transporter: protein MSRAAAIRRVGLVILGVNFVLMATKAAVWYTTGSLAVGSEAVNSLADAVYSAVVLGGLYLTTQPPDFEHPHGHERIEPFVSLVIAIGIFVAGVLILVQAASSVVNGTVSPPAGPFAIVVLSGAAVIKFGLYRYCLDVGSRYHSPAVTAAALDNRNDILTASAALVGVVGASIGFPILDPLAAGLVSIGILYTGIEIVRDNVAYLVGAAPPEELRIEILRRALAHPQVSGAHEVIAHYVGPEIDVSLHIEVEGDLTLMEAHDIETAVVNAIRDISQVDDVFVHIDPKELGEWKEDEETNRLLRRFDD, encoded by the coding sequence ATGTCGCGCGCCGCCGCAATCCGTCGGGTTGGCCTCGTTATATTGGGGGTGAACTTCGTGCTTATGGCGACGAAGGCGGCGGTATGGTACACCACCGGCTCGCTGGCCGTTGGCTCAGAAGCCGTAAACAGTCTCGCGGACGCGGTGTACTCGGCGGTCGTTCTCGGTGGCCTCTATCTCACCACCCAACCGCCGGACTTCGAACACCCCCACGGCCACGAGCGAATCGAGCCGTTCGTCTCGCTCGTCATCGCCATCGGCATCTTCGTCGCGGGCGTGCTCATCCTCGTCCAAGCCGCCTCGTCTGTGGTAAACGGAACCGTCTCACCTCCTGCAGGCCCCTTCGCCATCGTCGTGCTCTCGGGGGCCGCGGTCATCAAATTCGGCCTCTATCGCTACTGCCTCGACGTGGGCAGTCGGTATCACTCGCCTGCGGTCACCGCCGCTGCGCTCGATAACCGGAACGACATCCTGACTGCGAGCGCCGCGCTCGTCGGCGTGGTCGGCGCATCCATCGGCTTCCCCATCTTAGACCCACTCGCCGCGGGCCTCGTTTCGATTGGCATTCTCTACACGGGCATCGAAATCGTCCGCGACAACGTCGCCTACCTCGTCGGCGCGGCCCCGCCAGAAGAACTCCGAATCGAAATCCTCCGACGCGCGCTCGCTCACCCCCAAGTGTCTGGTGCACACGAAGTCATCGCCCACTACGTCGGCCCGGAAATCGACGTAAGCCTGCACATCGAGGTCGAAGGCGACCTCACGCTGATGGAAGCTCACGACATCGAAACGGCCGTCGTCAATGCAATTCGGGATATATCTCAGGTTGACGACGTGTTCGTCCACATCGACCCGAAAGAGTTGGGGGAATGGAAAGAAGACGAGGAAACCAACCGACTGCTCCGCCGGTTTGACGATTGA
- the map gene encoding type II methionyl aminopeptidase yields the protein MSDIDLSSESYEKNREAGRILAQVRDEAADKVDVGVTHLEVAEFAENRIRELGGEPAFPVNISIDEEAAHATPKIGDESVFGEEMINLDIGVHVDGWLADTAITVDLSGHTELKEAPEQALEAALELVEPGVSTGELGAEIEDVITSYGFNPVVNLTGHGLEHWQQHTQPTIPNRAVSTGVELEVGDVVAIEPFATDGSGKVREGSKEEIFALEHERPIRNRQAREALDQITEEFRTLPFAIRWLDTDRAEMALRRLKRNGIVHGYPVLKEADGHLVSQKEHTIIVTEDGCEITTA from the coding sequence ATGAGCGATATCGACCTTTCTTCGGAATCGTACGAGAAGAACCGCGAGGCAGGCCGCATCCTCGCGCAGGTACGCGACGAAGCAGCCGACAAAGTCGACGTTGGTGTCACACACTTGGAGGTCGCAGAGTTCGCAGAAAACCGCATCCGCGAACTCGGCGGCGAACCCGCCTTCCCGGTGAACATCAGCATCGACGAAGAAGCCGCCCACGCCACGCCAAAAATCGGTGACGAATCCGTCTTCGGCGAAGAGATGATTAACTTAGACATCGGCGTCCACGTCGATGGCTGGCTCGCAGATACGGCGATTACTGTTGACCTTTCCGGGCACACCGAACTCAAAGAGGCCCCAGAGCAAGCACTCGAAGCCGCGCTCGAACTCGTCGAACCGGGCGTCAGCACGGGCGAACTCGGCGCAGAGATTGAAGATGTCATCACGAGCTACGGGTTCAACCCCGTCGTGAACCTCACGGGCCACGGCCTCGAACACTGGCAACAACACACCCAGCCAACCATTCCAAATCGCGCCGTTTCGACGGGCGTCGAACTCGAAGTTGGTGACGTGGTCGCCATCGAACCGTTCGCCACCGACGGGAGCGGGAAGGTTCGCGAAGGGAGCAAAGAGGAGATCTTCGCCCTCGAACACGAGCGCCCGATTCGCAACCGACAGGCACGCGAAGCACTCGACCAGATCACAGAAGAGTTCCGTACCCTGCCGTTTGCTATCCGGTGGCTCGACACCGACCGCGCGGAGATGGCGCTCCGTCGCCTGAAGCGCAACGGCATCGTCCACGGCTACCCGGTGCTCAAGGAAGCAGACGGGCACCTCGTGAGTCAAAAAGAGCACACCATCATCGTCACAGAAGATGGGTGTGAGATTACGACGGCGTAA